GCAAGAGAAGCTTATATTGCAGCAGTTGTTGCTGCTAAAGAGAATCCCGATGAAGCCTCTCTTTCTGCAGCTTCCACAGCAAGATCATACCTGCAATCACTTGTTCTGAGAACATAAACATGGATTCGACGTAGGAAACTGACTAATATAGTTTGTACTACTTCACAATGGGGTGTTTGTTTAAATGATTTAGAGTAACATTCAGATTGTTGTACAAGAAAAGCATCCCCCAATATCGATTGGTGTTCTACAAAATGGCCAGTTAGGACTAACTATTGTTTTGGTTATATAATTAAAGAGTGATGAACTGGGATATATTATCTGAAGTCATTGTTCTTGGACCTTCCCTGTTGCTAAATCTGATACTTCTCTGTGCTTTTTTCGGTCTTGTTGCTGGAAATACCTTGATACAAACTAAAAATCTTGATGACAAGGCGAGGGTTTGATTCCTCACCTTGTAACCCTTCCCCTATCCACTATGTTTAATAGTAATAAAACTAAAAACCTGGACGTATTACTTTTTACATTGTCATGTCTTTAAAATCTTAACGGACTTTTGGGCCAGCTGGAGGTGGAAATGACACCAGACATTCACTTTTAAGCATGTTGTTTAAAAAATATCAATCAATAATTTACAAATTTATTGAAAGATTAGCCAGTgaattggctaatctttaaatatagTGTGAATCGTGGATACATTTCAAATAGCAGACTTAAAAGTGGCTACCGGTGCACTTTGCCCCAGCTGGAGGTTTTTGTATTATAACCCAATATGTTACTCATGTCTTACCAGCTCTGTAACCATACAGTTCTGTCACCAATTTAGGGGcggcaaacgggcgggtcggaAGCGGGTAATtcaaaaacggataaattatccgacccggcCCGTATTCGAGACGGATACAAAACGGGTTATCCGGCGGATactatggatatccatattattcatggcttcttgaatatgatcacttttgggagaattctcagtcttccaaacttgaggaacccccaatttgaggttttacaaatgtaaaagttaaacacattagttatccatttgaTTAACCATTTtcttagtggataatatggttcttatccatattcgacccgtttttaaaaagtttattatccaacccattttttaatggataatatgggtagATAACTGTATTCTTTAAACTATTTTGCCACCTTTAGTCACCATACATGGGCTGCTCATTCTTGGTCATTTCTTCAAGCAAAAGCATGAAGAGAAATGTAAACAAGTTGGAATTGGGTACTTAAATTTGAAAAAGGAGAAGGGATGATACATGAAAGAGGGAGGGAGTGGCTTTGGGTGCATTTGAGGAAGAAAAACTTCCCTACTAAAAGAAAGGGAAAGCTTGAAATTTGTGGAGATGGTCCATTCCAAATGCTACAAAGGTTGAACCGCAATTTTTACAAGATTGATATTCTCATTGAGTCTTAAGTTAGTGCTATTTTTATTGTTGCTGATTTTACTCTTTATGATGTAGGTGCTTGTTCAAACAACTTTACTCCTTCATTTTGTACAAACTATAGGTTAAGGGGTCACAGACATCTGAAAAATTCGGCAAAAACTCCATATATACTTGCAAATATCTTCAAGAAATAGTCAGATATTAGCATAGGGCCCTGTACCAATCTTTATGAGAAGTCATAAATTTACATTGAATGTTATGGTGCCTTACGACCGCCAAATCCTAGGTCCGCCTCCGATCCTTGCTGATTCATGAGTAGAGGCTCGGTGCTTATTGAGCTTCACCCTGTCCAGTATCCAAAGTTGACATAAATGAGCATTTTTCTTTGATCCACAAATGTTCCTCTAGTCCCGACCTTGGTAGAAAAAGCCATGGAAAACAATTTTTTCCAACTGCTCGTCATCAGTTGcctccccccaccccccacccaaATGAATGTCAGGTGCTCCTCCGTCCGGTAATGGGgttgggggagggggagggggagcgGGGAGTGAGTTGAACGAGTTATGAAATATATACCTAAACTAGGTGTGCACCTATTGCCATCAAGAAATAGCAGATACAATCATACATACCTGATACCTCTATTGAACAACTACTGTCACCTAATAGATCTATATGGTTAACCTAGGATACCCGAAAAATGAAGCCAAATTGCTACATATGGCTGCAAATAGTAAAAATAGAAATGGAATGAGAAGAAAGATCAGAACTAAAAGCTCTAAATGAGAACAAACAACCCTTCATTCCATTTTCCAGAAGGCTGAAAAGTAAAGCCAACACAATTCTTGAAGAGtgcaagtacaacaacaacaaaaaacccagtgtAATTCCACAAAGTAGAGTCTGGGAGGGAAGTGTGtaagcagaccttacccctacggCCCTACCTTGTGaagtaaagaggttgtttctgatagtCCCTCGAGTCGAGGATTGAAGAGTGCAAGTAACACAGAGAAATGCTAATAAATGCAATTTTGTACTAGTTCAGCAGAATCAGCACCCTGTGATAACAGTATTAAGTGATGACAGAGTAGCCGTAAATCATAGACATGACATTCATGTTGCAAGAAATAGGTTAAAAGGCTATTATAACACCGTTGAATTCCAAAGGATAGGAGCATGTACAATCTTCATTTCTTATATTTTCCAAACAGGTTGGCCCCTAAAAAGAATACTCATAAATTCTACTCTGCAGGTATTCTGTCTCATATTTCCAATAAGAATAAGTTGGGCTTCTATTTCAGCTTCACAAATTGTGTTTCGTGCACACAAATTTGAATGTTTTCATATAGCTAACTATTACAGAACTATAGATAGCAAACAACTGCTGAAAAATATGAATATCGAAGCATCAATAGATAATTCCTGGTAAGAAACAGGGAGGTAAATGAACATAAAAGATCATAGAAACTCACTGTAAAAGTAGAAAGCGAAGGTCATGAAAAAACCAATATAGTCATCTGAATGCATCATATTTAGCTATAAATATCCCTTAAAACATGTTGCAGAATTTATATTACAGTAACTAATGCTATCGGATTCATGtattgaagaaaagaaataataaCGGGCAACTAGACATGCTAGTGCTAGTTGACCAGAGGAGCTGAAAGATCACGACGAAAATTGCTAGGAACATTTGTTCCATCATTTGTAGAGACAGAGAAAATGACTCAACCAAAAGATGATTTCTCTAAACCCGTAGCTTGATGCATGCTAAGCTTCTATTACATGGTAGTAGTCAATTTCCTCTTTCATGCTAATAAAACTGAAAGAAGACTCTTTTAAGGCCAAAATTTTGTACTTTCACTCTACAATGATGTAAAAATACAATTGTAAGACTTAAAGAATAGTGACCGAGTATGTTTACCATTGTTGAAAAATATAGCAATTCAATGTGTGGCGCAATCCCGAAGGTATGGGTGTGTCTGATTTACATACCGTTCCCACAAAGGTCTATACTTGCTAATGCCCAACTTAAGCCATGGCTTCATGTTCCCATTGAAATGAACTACTGCTGCACTCTCTATGAGGCGACTGTCAACGTTAAGGTCATAACCTAATCCTAAGACATGCCATCTCCTATCAAGCGGCTCCGTCAATCCATAAAAAGCTAATAATCCTGGTGGAAGGGTACCCAGCTTCCAAAGCGTCCTATCGGCATTTTGTTCTAGCCAGTAATGATATCGCGCCGTAACATTTGCTTTCCTCCACGCCATCAAATCAAAAACATTCATACCAAATGCCCACCCACATGCTTGAGGATCAAACCTTGAGCTGATGAGTGGATTTGAGAAATTGAGATACTTGTAATACCGATGAAAAGCTTCAAGACAAGTTTCCACTGCTCCATTCACGTTCCCGTGCAAATCCAACGAAAAGAGAGGTGTCAGATCTTTCTGCACTACCACATCATCGTCAAGAAAGACTATCTTCTCTAACTGGGGATAGATCTCAGGTATGTAAAACCGAAGGTGATTCAACACAGATATATACTTTGGATTCCGGAACTTTGGCTCAATACTTGCGTCCTCAGACCCATCAAAGTAATACTTCCTGGAGTCTGCTTCTCTAAGCTGCTTTAAAGCTGGAGAATAAGATGAATTCAACCAAGTCAAGTCTTCAATATTCTGCACTTCTACTGTAGAACCTTTGAAGTCATTATTTAAGAACCAAGCCTGCATCATTCCGTAGTGTATCACATCTGTTACAATATGGAACACAAGCTGCTTAGGGTGATCAGCATTGGACATCGTTGAGTTAACAACTGCTGAAACTGCCAACAGATTATCTGAAAATATGCAGAAGTGATACAAATTATTGTCCACTAATCTAGGG
This DNA window, taken from Nicotiana tabacum cultivar K326 chromosome 15, ASM71507v2, whole genome shotgun sequence, encodes the following:
- the LOC107819485 gene encoding hexosyltransferase GAUT11-like isoform X2, with protein sequence MTLAKAYIVIAKEHNNLHLAWELSSKIRSCQLLLSKAAMKEEPISLDEAEPIIKSLSSLISKPQDAHYDIATTMMTMKSHIQALEERANAASVQSMMFGQLTAESLPKNLHCLEIKLMSDWLTRKSLQDFADERRNSPRLVDNNLYHFCIFSDNLLAVSAVVNSTMSNADHPKQLVFHIVTDVIHYGMMQAWFLNNDFKGSTVEVQNIEDLTWLNSSYSPALKQLREADSRKYYFDGSEDASIEPKFRNPKYISVLNHLRFYIPEIYPQLEKIVFLDDDVVVQKDLTPLFSLDLHGNVNGAVETCLEAFHRYYKYLNFSNPLISSRFDPQACGWAFGMNVFDLMAWRKANVTARYHYWLEQNADRTLWKLGTLPPGLLAFYGLTEPLDRRWHVLGLGYDLNVDSRLIESAAVVHFNGNMKPWLKLGISKYRPLWERYVNQTHPYLRDCATH
- the LOC107819485 gene encoding hexosyltransferase GAUT11-like isoform X1; translated protein: MRRRAAEYRRPVRRKLSCWICSLLGIFLIAGFVLFVVHHHHDREDHVEQPILERESRNEEVVHEHLNLTQETSSANSYARQLAEQMTLAKAYIVIAKEHNNLHLAWELSSKIRSCQLLLSKAAMKEEPISLDEAEPIIKSLSSLISKPQDAHYDIATTMMTMKSHIQALEERANAASVQSMMFGQLTAESLPKNLHCLEIKLMSDWLTRKSLQDFADERRNSPRLVDNNLYHFCIFSDNLLAVSAVVNSTMSNADHPKQLVFHIVTDVIHYGMMQAWFLNNDFKGSTVEVQNIEDLTWLNSSYSPALKQLREADSRKYYFDGSEDASIEPKFRNPKYISVLNHLRFYIPEIYPQLEKIVFLDDDVVVQKDLTPLFSLDLHGNVNGAVETCLEAFHRYYKYLNFSNPLISSRFDPQACGWAFGMNVFDLMAWRKANVTARYHYWLEQNADRTLWKLGTLPPGLLAFYGLTEPLDRRWHVLGLGYDLNVDSRLIESAAVVHFNGNMKPWLKLGISKYRPLWERYVNQTHPYLRDCATH